From Rhodothermales bacterium, a single genomic window includes:
- a CDS encoding response regulator, with translation MSELSHPADKHSPRILIVEDNEAQRRLLRDIIAEEGFDAVSYETAALALSQVKADVYAVAVIDIRLPDMDGIEVVRRLHLIDATIRIIVHTGYGTFESARDAVNYGAFAYVEKLGDPRVLIGHIHRGVKEWMRDALEQSESRFRSVLNAVPDLLFILDTQGCCLEAFAPENTSELWPAFPEVGRRVSEHLSEADWHRWRLVMAEALASGEPQTIEYEVVIDGVVQWYSARVVRMRAGREEGTLWVSRNVSVKKQAEIELISAKEKAEEMNRLMSAFLTSMSHEIRTPLTSILGFASIIAEEVGEEQRELAHLIRSSGKRLLDTLNSVLDLSLLEAGKFELAMDAVELNSEVREKVRLLQPIAQEKGLQLVYRPSALASKSRLDRSCLDRILNNLIGNAIKFTQEGEVRVEVEQAGGEVLLRIQDTGIGISPNFRPYLFEEFKQESTGLARLYEGSGIGLAITKRLVDMMEGRIEVESEKGRGTTFRLFFPLIPDARPMRPQPAAANKMPIAQAILGSKVLFVEDDPNAQRFLKLLLHKQLDLEVAPDEEMALTMAKRRRFDLVFLDINLGKKRTGVDVMRALRELPGYARTPIVAMTAYALPHDRQRFLDERFSDYISKPFTKNQILEVIERSLVV, from the coding sequence ATGTCTGAACTATCACATCCCGCTGACAAACACAGCCCGCGTATTCTGATTGTCGAGGACAACGAGGCGCAACGGCGCCTGCTCCGGGATATCATCGCAGAAGAAGGGTTCGACGCGGTATCGTACGAGACGGCGGCGCTGGCGCTGTCGCAGGTGAAAGCCGATGTATACGCCGTCGCCGTGATCGACATCCGACTGCCGGACATGGACGGGATCGAAGTCGTGCGCCGGCTCCATCTGATCGACGCTACGATTCGCATCATCGTCCACACCGGGTACGGCACGTTCGAGTCCGCCCGTGACGCCGTCAACTACGGAGCGTTCGCGTATGTGGAGAAGCTGGGCGATCCGCGGGTGTTGATCGGCCACATTCATCGGGGTGTGAAGGAGTGGATGCGCGATGCGCTCGAGCAAAGCGAGTCGCGCTTCCGCTCGGTGTTAAACGCCGTCCCGGATCTCCTTTTTATCCTGGATACGCAGGGGTGCTGCCTGGAGGCGTTTGCGCCCGAGAACACGAGCGAGTTGTGGCCGGCGTTTCCCGAGGTGGGACGTCGGGTGAGCGAACATCTCTCCGAAGCAGACTGGCACCGCTGGCGGCTGGTGATGGCCGAGGCGCTGGCCAGTGGCGAGCCCCAGACGATCGAATACGAGGTTGTGATCGATGGCGTCGTCCAGTGGTATTCGGCCCGGGTGGTGCGGATGCGTGCTGGCAGGGAGGAAGGCACGTTGTGGGTGAGCCGGAACGTGTCGGTGAAGAAGCAGGCCGAGATCGAGCTGATCAGCGCCAAGGAGAAGGCCGAGGAGATGAACAGGCTCATGTCGGCGTTTCTGACCAGCATGAGCCACGAAATCCGCACCCCGTTGACAAGTATTCTGGGGTTTGCGTCGATTATTGCCGAAGAGGTGGGGGAGGAGCAGCGCGAGCTGGCGCACCTGATCCGTTCGAGCGGGAAGCGCTTGCTCGATACATTGAACTCGGTGCTGGATCTATCGCTGCTGGAGGCCGGCAAGTTCGAGCTGGCGATGGACGCCGTGGAGCTGAACAGCGAGGTGCGGGAGAAAGTGCGGCTCCTGCAGCCGATCGCACAGGAGAAAGGGTTGCAGCTGGTATATCGTCCGTCCGCGCTGGCCTCCAAGAGCCGGCTCGATCGGAGCTGCCTGGATCGGATCCTGAACAACCTGATCGGCAACGCCATCAAGTTCACCCAGGAAGGGGAGGTGAGGGTGGAAGTCGAGCAGGCCGGTGGGGAGGTATTATTACGCATCCAGGATACGGGCATCGGCATCAGCCCGAATTTTCGGCCGTACCTGTTCGAAGAGTTCAAACAAGAGAGCACGGGCCTCGCGCGGCTGTACGAAGGCAGCGGCATCGGGCTGGCGATCACGAAGCGGCTGGTGGATATGATGGAGGGCCGGATCGAGGTTGAGAGCGAAAAAGGGCGCGGCACGACGTTTCGCCTCTTCTTCCCACTGATCCCGGATGCCCGCCCGATGCGTCCTCAGCCTGCCGCGGCTAACAAGATGCCCATCGCCCAGGCGATCCTGGGCTCGAAGGTACTTTTTGTAGAGGACGACCCGAACGCCCAGCGCTTTTTGAAGCTGCTGCTGCATAAACAGCTGGACCTGGAAGTCGCGCCGGACGAAGAGATGGCGCTCACGATGGCGAAGCGCCGGCGGTTCGATCTCGTTTTTCTCGATATCAATCTCGGGAAAAAACGAACCGGGGTCGATGTCATGCGCGCGCTGCGCGAACTGCCCGGGTATGCCCGGACGCCCATCGTCGCGATGACGGCGTATGCGTTGCCGCATGACCGTCAGCGCTTTCTCGACGAGCGGTTCTCCGATTATATCAGCAAGCCGTTTACAAAAAATCAGATTCTGGAAGTGATCGAACGATCACTGGTGGTCTGA
- a CDS encoding PAS domain S-box protein translates to MLIDDAFDLAVAPVPDDDRLSTLRIQLAVVKAERDALAERCDFLSQIVDRKLSMRGGLWRAIVDSVPAALAITDAHFRIILCNPGFSALFGPDEQAVRGAVFSQFMNDGDLFQEAEAVGRGTRHTVWSLRREDESLFLGAVQCTPLYDPDQALLGFLITVRDLTTDEANESARSQERQAMPFLNDRSPVLMFAVDSAACITSASDAWLEKLGYKREEVIGQLTSSYLTRASRLYLAEALKSRLKEEALWKNVETQFVKKTGEVIDVVMCATRAAGEGDDRIVFVLQDITEQKRAEQALMARTLEFETLTDYIPVQIFRMDRHYRYLFVNRALLEASSATPESYIGKTVDERGLPSAIVERWKAQMDQVFTIGEAIEFEFDYATPREHRFFRTLIVPEKKVQGRVRTIIGIMRDVTEERKAGEQLRQSEANLKLAQELAQLGSYEIDLVDPNGTYMSEEVYRIVGVDPQVEELTTERFLRQLVHRADRQKVARDIREALHSGSPFQLEYRIVRLDGSIRNVQSRGTVLTDPRLGRKRVVGTLLDITERAEAEEKARKTQEMLLYQQRHARALAETELENVKDELVRKTRLAAVGQVAASIAHELRNPMGAIRNAAYMLERRANPSDVRWVEYMEIIQRASSTGDRIISDLLNMTRNKPPARQPLDLCQEVQSACERFADHPRIRFVDAIAQRPYEIFADAGQLQQVFQNLFTNAIEAMEGEGEIVIQAEASGEMDHIVVRDQGPGIPPEMQALIFEPLFTTKASGTGLGLSICKQIVEQHNGQIIVRNDRPRGSLFVVRIPRWSRERSAPFTESASNHV, encoded by the coding sequence GATCGTCGACTCCGTGCCGGCGGCCCTCGCCATCACGGACGCACATTTTCGCATCATCCTTTGTAACCCGGGCTTTTCGGCACTCTTCGGACCGGACGAACAGGCCGTCCGCGGCGCGGTCTTTTCCCAGTTCATGAACGACGGCGATCTGTTTCAGGAGGCCGAGGCCGTCGGGCGCGGCACGCGGCATACGGTCTGGTCGCTGCGCCGTGAGGACGAAAGCCTGTTTCTGGGTGCGGTTCAGTGCACGCCTCTGTACGACCCCGATCAGGCGCTCCTCGGCTTTCTGATCACCGTGCGGGACCTGACGACCGATGAAGCCAATGAGTCCGCCCGGAGCCAGGAGCGGCAGGCGATGCCCTTCCTCAACGACCGCTCGCCGGTGCTGATGTTCGCCGTGGACTCCGCCGCCTGTATCACGAGTGCAAGCGACGCCTGGCTCGAAAAACTCGGCTACAAGCGGGAGGAGGTGATCGGTCAGCTGACCTCCAGCTACCTGACTCGGGCCTCGCGGTTGTACCTCGCCGAGGCGCTCAAAAGCCGGCTCAAGGAAGAGGCGCTCTGGAAAAATGTCGAGACGCAGTTCGTGAAGAAGACCGGCGAGGTGATCGACGTGGTCATGTGCGCCACACGCGCCGCCGGAGAGGGGGACGACCGGATCGTTTTTGTGCTGCAGGACATCACCGAGCAGAAGCGCGCCGAGCAGGCCCTGATGGCGCGCACGCTGGAGTTCGAGACGCTGACCGATTATATCCCCGTCCAGATTTTCCGGATGGATCGGCACTACCGCTATCTATTTGTGAACCGCGCCCTGCTTGAAGCCTCGTCGGCGACGCCCGAGTCCTACATCGGCAAGACCGTCGACGAGCGGGGCCTCCCCTCGGCGATCGTCGAACGCTGGAAGGCGCAAATGGACCAGGTGTTTACCATCGGTGAAGCGATAGAATTTGAGTTCGACTATGCGACGCCTCGCGAGCACCGGTTTTTCCGGACCCTCATCGTACCCGAAAAAAAGGTCCAGGGGCGTGTCCGTACGATCATCGGGATCATGCGGGATGTGACGGAGGAACGCAAGGCCGGCGAGCAGCTGCGCCAGAGCGAAGCCAACCTCAAACTCGCGCAGGAACTGGCCCAGCTCGGGAGCTACGAGATCGACCTCGTCGATCCGAACGGTACGTACATGTCTGAGGAGGTCTACCGGATTGTAGGCGTGGATCCACAGGTCGAAGAGCTGACAACCGAGCGGTTTTTACGGCAGCTGGTGCACCGGGCGGACCGCCAGAAGGTGGCGCGCGACATCCGGGAGGCGCTCCACTCGGGATCGCCGTTTCAGCTCGAGTACCGCATCGTTCGGCTGGACGGCTCGATCCGTAATGTGCAGAGCCGCGGCACGGTGCTCACCGACCCGCGCCTCGGCAGGAAACGTGTGGTCGGGACGTTGCTGGACATCACCGAGCGCGCCGAGGCCGAGGAGAAGGCGCGCAAGACGCAGGAGATGTTATTGTACCAGCAGCGCCATGCCCGGGCGCTGGCCGAGACCGAACTCGAAAACGTGAAAGACGAACTGGTGCGCAAGACGCGGCTCGCGGCCGTAGGGCAAGTGGCGGCGAGTATCGCACACGAGCTTCGCAACCCCATGGGCGCCATTCGAAACGCGGCGTACATGCTTGAGCGCCGCGCCAACCCGTCGGACGTACGATGGGTCGAGTACATGGAAATCATCCAACGCGCATCCTCGACCGGCGATCGGATCATCAGCGACTTGCTGAACATGACGCGTAACAAGCCGCCGGCCCGGCAGCCGTTGGATCTGTGCCAGGAAGTCCAGAGCGCCTGCGAACGGTTCGCCGATCATCCGCGCATCCGGTTTGTCGACGCAATCGCGCAGCGGCCGTATGAGATCTTCGCAGACGCCGGCCAGCTTCAGCAGGTGTTCCAGAACCTGTTTACCAACGCCATCGAGGCGATGGAGGGAGAGGGGGAGATCGTCATTCAGGCGGAGGCTTCCGGGGAGATGGATCACATCGTCGTCCGCGACCAGGGACCGGGCATTCCGCCCGAGATGCAGGCTCTGATCTTCGAGCCGCTGTTTACCACAAAAGCGTCCGGCACCGGCCTGGGCCTATCGATCTGCAAACAGATCGTCGAACAACACAACGGGCAGATCATCGTCCGCAACGACCGCCCGAGGGGGAGTCTTTTTGTCGTGCGGATCCCGAGATGGAGCCGCGAGCGCTCCGCACCCTTCACCGAGTCCGCCAGTAATCATGTCTGA